The sequence CTCCAGGTACTGTGATTATTTCTGCTGTAGGTCATTGCAATGATATTACACAGGTAGTTGAACCGGTACTACAGAAAAATGAAGGTGCCATATACTACATTAACCTTTCAGCAGATACCTATAAATTAGGTGGTTCTTCATTTGCCCAAATAGTGAACCGGATTGGAAATGAAGCACCTGATGTAGTAGACGCAGCTCAATTTAAGAAGGCTTTTGATACAATTCAGGAGCTGATTAAAGCAGAACTGATCCAGGCAGGACACGATATTGGAAGTGGAGGATTGATTACCACCCTACTGGAACTATGTTTTGCTGATCGTGATCTGGGTGCAGAACTTGATCTGAGCAGTCTGGGTGAAAAAGATTTGATTAAATTACTTTTCTCAGAAAATATTGGTATTGTTTTTCAAGCAACAGAAGGAGAAGAAAAACGTATTGAAGCTACTCTCAGTGCAGCTAATGTTTCATATCATAAAATTGGTCGTGTAACCTCTCTGCCTAACCTGGTAATCACAGTAGAAGGAGCACAAACAGTGCAATTGGATATTAATCAACTGCGTGATGTATGGTTTAAAACCTCTTATCTGCTTGACCAAAAACAAAGTGGTCCTGTAAAGGCAAAAGAGCGGTTTGATAATTACAAAAACCAGCCACTACACTATACTTTTCCATCTCAATTTGATGGAAAGAAGCCAGTGATTGATCCTACAGTTCCTCGTCCGAAAGCAGCTATTATTCGTGAAAAAGGAAGTAATTCTGAACGCGAACTTGCCAATGCTCTCTACCTTGCAGGTTTTGACGTGAAGGACGTACATATGACTGATTTGATATCTGGCCGTGAAACGCTGGAAGACATTCAGTTTATTGGTGCTGTTGGTGGTTTTTCTAACTCTGACGTTTTAGGATCTGCTAAAGGATGGGCGGGAGCATTCTTGTATAATGAAAAAGCGAAAATGGCTTTAGAGAACTTCTTTAACCGTCCGGATACCTTATCAGTAGGTGTTTGTAATGGGTGTCAGTTGTTTATAGAGCTAGGTCTAATCAATAAAGACCATGCAGAGAAACCTAAAATGCTACACAACAAAAGTGGCAAACACGAAAGTATCTTTACCTCATTAACAATACAGAAAAATAAATCTGTAATGTTGTCAACATTGGAAGGAGCTACACTTGGTGTATGGGTATCGCATGGAGAAGGAAGATTCCAGCTACCATACCAGGAAGATAAGTATCAGATTGTTGCCAAGTATGCCTATGAAAACTATCCAGCGAGTCCGAACGATTCAGACTTTAATACAGCTATGTTGTGTGATGAAACAGGCCGCCATCTGGTCATGATGCCACACATTGAGCGTTCATTGTTCCAATGGCACTGGGCAAATTATCCAAAAGGCCGCAAAGATGAAGTAAGTCCATGGATGGAAGCATTTGTGAATGCAAAAAAATGGATAGATGTAGTGAATGCACAAAAAGTTAAACAGGAAGTTTATTAATCCGGTTTAATTGAACATACATAATAACAAAGCCTCCGAAATTGGAGGCTTTGTTATTTTATCTATCCCCACCTCTGACATTATGTATAAGAAGCAAAGAGTTAGTAGATTCTCCATGTAGATCACTACTTTTGACAAAGCATATTACTATTACTTGCTAACATCTTATTTCTATGCTTAGCCGTCGTGCATTTGTTGTACCCAAAGCTGGTTCACTGAAAAACTTATATATACAGGAACAAACCCTCCCATTGCCTGATTCAGATCAGGTAACCATTGCAGTGAAGGCAATTGGACTCAATTATGCAGATATCTTTGCCATCAAGGGTCTTTATAGTGCTACACCAAAAGGGGCTTTTGTACCTGGATTGGAGTATGCAGGTGAAGTAGTACAGGTAGGAAGTGAAGTTACACATCTAAAGGTAGGAGACAAAATCATGGGAGTAACCCGATTTGGCTCTTATACAACACGCCTGAATATAGACGCCCGTTATGTCATGCCTTTACCAGAAGGATGGACTTTTGCAGAGGGAGCCGCATTTCCGGTACAGGTACTTACAGCCTATTATGCATTAGTGCCACTGGGAGCTTTAAAAAACGGACAAACTGTTTTAATTCATAGTGCAGCAGGAGGAGTTGGCATTCTGGCAAATCGAATTGCTAAACGTCTGGGAGCATATACAATTGGTGTAGTAGGGAACGCCTCCAAACTGGAACTATTACATAAGGAAGGGTACGACGGTGCAGTAATACGTTCCACTCAATTTAAAAATGATGTACAAAAAGCTCTTCAGGGACGCGAACTAAATATTGTGCTGGAAACAACCGGAAGTAAATACTTTTACTGGAGTTATGAATTGCTGGCGTCTCAAGGTCGTTTAATTGCCTATGGATCAGCACAGTTTACCACACAAGGAAATAGACCTAATTATTTTAAACTAGTTTGGCGATATTTGTTTCGTCCACGACTTTCTCCCCTCAAAATGATCCCTCAGAATAAATCCTTAATGGCATTTAATCTGATCTGGATTTATGAGAAGGCAGAACTAATGCAAGAGTTATTGGCAGAAATCAATGTATTGAAACTCCCTCCTCCTTTGATTGGTCATACCTTCCCTTTTGAACAACTGCCACAGGCATTACAATTCTTCCAGACGGGAAAGACTATTGGAAAAATAATTGTAGAAGTCAGCTAAGCTCTCTATGCAACTATCCACTCAAATACAATACATACTTGTTCTCCTGATTCTATTGACAGGAATGATCCTGAGCATAAAGGCACAAAAACTCACTACTCCGGCTGCCATTACGGGAGGCTTGCTTGGGTTTCTTGTCTTTCTGGGAGCTGGCTTTCCAGGACTGATTATGATGGCAAGTTTTTTTGTAATGGGAACTCTGGCAACTTCTTGGGGATCGGCCTACAAAGCCTCTATGGGTTTGGCAGAGGAAAATAAAGGTCGCCGAAAAGCTTCACAAGTTATTGCCAACGCAGGAGTTGGAGGAATTCTGGGACTTCTAAGCTGGCTGTTTA comes from Xanthocytophaga agilis and encodes:
- a CDS encoding medium chain dehydrogenase/reductase family protein produces the protein MLSRRAFVVPKAGSLKNLYIQEQTLPLPDSDQVTIAVKAIGLNYADIFAIKGLYSATPKGAFVPGLEYAGEVVQVGSEVTHLKVGDKIMGVTRFGSYTTRLNIDARYVMPLPEGWTFAEGAAFPVQVLTAYYALVPLGALKNGQTVLIHSAAGGVGILANRIAKRLGAYTIGVVGNASKLELLHKEGYDGAVIRSTQFKNDVQKALQGRELNIVLETTGSKYFYWSYELLASQGRLIAYGSAQFTTQGNRPNYFKLVWRYLFRPRLSPLKMIPQNKSLMAFNLIWIYEKAELMQELLAEINVLKLPPPLIGHTFPFEQLPQALQFFQTGKTIGKIIVEVS